A genomic window from Sphingobacterium sp. BN32 includes:
- a CDS encoding tRNA-(ms[2]io[6]A)-hydroxylase, with product MLGLKLLTDPRWANIAESNLEEILTDHAWCEQKAASNAISLITQNSEHEDLVHELTAIAIEEMEHFKMVIDIIQQRGYILGRERKDDYVGQLMKFAKKDGSRNMAFIDRLLFAAMIEARSCERFRVLSKNIADQELAKFYHELMVSEANHYTTFLNFARKYTIDVDVDKRWKEWLDFEGELIQSYGKKEHIHG from the coding sequence ATGTTAGGATTAAAATTATTGACAGATCCCCGTTGGGCAAATATTGCGGAGTCGAACTTAGAAGAGATATTGACAGACCACGCTTGGTGCGAGCAAAAGGCCGCATCGAACGCGATTTCCTTGATCACACAGAACTCAGAGCATGAGGACTTGGTGCATGAATTGACGGCAATTGCCATCGAAGAGATGGAACACTTTAAAATGGTGATCGATATTATCCAGCAGCGCGGCTATATCTTAGGGAGAGAGCGCAAGGATGATTACGTAGGCCAATTAATGAAATTTGCAAAGAAAGACGGTTCTCGCAATATGGCATTTATCGATCGCTTGCTATTTGCGGCAATGATTGAAGCGCGAAGCTGCGAACGCTTTCGCGTATTGTCTAAGAATATTGCCGACCAAGAATTAGCGAAGTTCTACCATGAACTGATGGTATCGGAAGCAAACCATTATACAACGTTCTTGAACTTTGCAAGAAAATATACGATAGACGTCGATGTGGATAAGCGTTGGAAAGAATGGCTTGATTTTGAGGGCGAGCTGATCCAATCTTATGGAAAAAAAGAACATATCCACGGGTAG
- a CDS encoding IS3 family transposase, translating to MSKQAVHQRAVRHSRYQVQFAELIEKADKVRKEHPGCGVEKLYYMLRPDFVGRDRFIETMMSLGYRLKVKKNYRRTTRGLSTAYPNLINGMVVGTPNQVWQSDITYFYVGDRFYYGVFIIDIYTKKIVGYQVSNHMQSTANLKALRMALKNNGAPQYHHSDRGSQYHATAYLQLLKENNCRVSMGKSAQDNAYAERINGTIKNEYLDYWKPKTFESLKKMVNRAVKQYNKRRLHTSLHRMSPESFEEKWFREILSPKPLITIFDHVDKL from the coding sequence ATGAGCAAACAGGCGGTGCATCAGCGCGCTGTTCGCCATTCCCGTTATCAGGTTCAATTCGCTGAGCTGATCGAAAAAGCGGATAAAGTGCGTAAGGAACATCCCGGTTGTGGGGTGGAAAAACTGTATTATATGCTCCGTCCGGATTTTGTGGGGAGAGATCGTTTCATAGAGACCATGATGTCTTTAGGATATCGATTGAAGGTCAAGAAGAACTATCGCAGGACGACTCGCGGGCTTTCCACAGCCTACCCTAATCTGATCAATGGCATGGTTGTAGGGACTCCCAATCAGGTTTGGCAATCGGACATCACCTACTTCTACGTGGGCGATAGGTTCTACTATGGAGTGTTCATTATCGACATTTACACCAAAAAGATCGTTGGATATCAAGTATCCAATCATATGCAGTCAACAGCTAATCTTAAGGCACTACGCATGGCCCTTAAGAATAACGGGGCACCCCAATATCATCATTCAGACCGAGGTTCCCAATATCATGCGACAGCTTATCTGCAGCTGTTGAAAGAGAATAATTGCAGGGTGAGCATGGGCAAGAGTGCCCAGGACAATGCATACGCTGAGCGGATCAATGGAACCATCAAGAATGAGTATCTGGATTATTGGAAGCCCAAGACGTTCGAAAGCTTAAAAAAAATGGTCAATAGAGCTGTCAAACAGTACAATAAACGAAGACTGCACACCTCATTACATAGGATGTCGCCAGAGAGTTTCGAAGAAAAGTGGTTTAGGGAGATATTGTCTCCTAAACCACTAATAACTATATTTGATCATGTTGATAAATTGTAA
- a CDS encoding DUF4349 domain-containing protein yields the protein MKRVYLLMLSALLLLGSCNQAHKRENAAVAEVALEDNMSAADYADAAATGKIAAEMSSPEQVSTVDPVKPVAEKKIIRSGTLSIEAKDVKESKAGLDNTLKKFQGYYENESATNADTYTSYDLVVRIPSANLDKFLSELERGKDKITEKSLKAEDVSTQYYDVESRLKSKRAYLERYQQMVSSAKSVKDLLEIQEQIRMLQEEIDASESVLRSMSGQVNYSTLTIRLFEEKANLPMGSNSFMTRVKEAFAFGWNLIENLALGVIGLWPVVLLVAAVVYVLRTIRKRKRAKRTGTGIE from the coding sequence ATGAAAAGAGTCTATTTGTTAATGCTAAGTGCATTATTGTTGCTTGGTTCTTGCAACCAAGCGCATAAGAGAGAAAATGCAGCGGTCGCTGAAGTTGCATTAGAGGACAATATGAGTGCGGCGGATTATGCGGATGCGGCGGCTACAGGAAAGATTGCGGCAGAGATGTCTTCTCCAGAACAGGTTTCCACCGTCGATCCGGTCAAGCCTGTTGCGGAGAAAAAGATTATCCGTAGCGGGACGCTGTCCATCGAAGCGAAGGACGTAAAGGAGAGCAAGGCCGGTTTAGACAATACCCTAAAGAAATTTCAGGGCTATTATGAAAATGAGTCGGCAACAAATGCAGATACTTACACCTCTTATGACTTGGTTGTGCGTATACCGTCTGCCAATTTAGATAAGTTTTTATCGGAGTTGGAGCGTGGGAAGGATAAGATAACGGAGAAGAGCTTGAAGGCGGAGGACGTTTCTACGCAATATTACGATGTGGAATCGCGCTTAAAGAGCAAGCGTGCTTATTTAGAGCGCTATCAGCAGATGGTTTCTTCGGCAAAGTCGGTTAAAGACTTGTTGGAGATTCAGGAGCAGATCAGGATGCTGCAGGAGGAAATCGATGCGAGCGAGAGTGTGTTACGAAGCATGAGCGGTCAGGTGAATTACAGCACATTGACGATTCGTCTTTTTGAGGAAAAAGCCAACCTTCCGATGGGGTCTAATTCTTTTATGACAAGGGTGAAAGAGGCATTTGCATTCGGGTGGAATCTGATTGAAAACTTGGCTTTGGGCGTGATTGGATTATGGCCGGTAGTGCTATTAGTAGCTGCTGTGGTTTATGTTTTGCGGACGATTCGGAAGAGAAAAAGAGCGAAGCGAACAGGCACAGGTATCGAATAG
- a CDS encoding LLM class flavin-dependent oxidoreductase produces the protein MELGIGMFGDLQINPQTGEIQNTQVRLGEIIEEIKLMDEVGVDFFGMGEHHRADYAVASPEIILAAAATVTKNIKLGSAVSVLSSADPVKLYQDFATVDLLSNGRAEIMAGRGSFIESFPLFGFDLKDYSSLFEEKLNLLTRLNNAETITWTGKHRPSLINQSIYPRPTNGKMPIWVAVGGTTESVIRAGKLGLPVMFAIIGGSPINFKPLFEVYEQAFVDSGHNREDMQVGVHMHSFFGEDSQEIANWYYPFYAAQMDRIGASRGWPSYQRTQYDYGRSRHGHLIVGDVNESVDKILQMQETFGLTRFSAHMDVGSPDHSKMMKAIELYGNKIIPQVKKGLV, from the coding sequence ATGGAATTAGGAATAGGCATGTTTGGTGATTTACAAATAAATCCACAAACAGGTGAAATACAGAATACACAAGTTCGCTTAGGCGAAATCATAGAAGAGATCAAATTGATGGATGAAGTCGGCGTAGACTTCTTCGGTATGGGCGAGCACCACCGTGCAGACTATGCTGTTGCTTCCCCAGAGATAATCTTAGCCGCCGCCGCAACAGTGACGAAGAACATCAAACTAGGAAGCGCAGTTTCCGTATTGAGCTCCGCAGATCCCGTAAAATTATATCAGGATTTCGCTACGGTCGACTTGTTGTCCAATGGTCGTGCGGAAATTATGGCGGGACGCGGTTCGTTCATTGAATCTTTCCCACTATTTGGTTTTGATTTAAAAGACTACAGCTCGCTATTCGAAGAGAAATTGAATCTTTTAACACGCTTAAATAACGCTGAGACTATCACTTGGACGGGCAAGCATCGCCCAAGCCTGATCAATCAATCGATCTATCCAAGACCAACCAACGGTAAAATGCCGATCTGGGTTGCGGTAGGTGGTACAACAGAATCGGTTATCCGTGCCGGAAAATTAGGATTGCCCGTGATGTTCGCGATTATTGGCGGTTCGCCGATAAACTTCAAACCTTTGTTTGAGGTTTATGAACAAGCTTTTGTAGACTCCGGACATAACCGTGAGGATATGCAAGTCGGCGTGCATATGCATTCTTTCTTCGGGGAAGATTCGCAAGAAATAGCAAACTGGTACTACCCTTTCTACGCTGCACAAATGGATAGAATCGGGGCTTCCCGCGGCTGGCCTTCTTACCAACGCACGCAATACGATTACGGCCGCTCAAGACATGGACACTTAATTGTTGGCGATGTCAACGAGTCGGTAGACAAAATCCTCCAAATGCAAGAAACTTTCGGTCTGACCCGTTTCTCAGCGCACATGGACGTAGGTAGCCCGGACCATAGCAAAATGATGAAAGCTATCGAACTGTATGGTAATAAGATTATTCCACAGGTGAAGAAAGGACTTGTTTAG